The nucleotide window tgtatgtgtgtgtggtgtgatgttgtgttgtgtggctgctgtggggggtgtgtgttgggttgtgtgtgtgtgtgtgtagtagggAAAGCCCAGGGTGCATTTAATAAGTACTATAACTGCAGTACGTACTGATTGGGCCAAAATTTAGCATTCAGTGTGTTGGACCAAAATGTTGGACCAATCCATCTCATCTGTGTCCCACAATGCAAAGTGACACAACACGTGTGTTTCCTTCTGTTTTCAAAAAACAGCTAAGCCTGACCTAGCATACTGAAAAATAAATGGATGTAACCGTTTCACCCTGTATTCTCCCGACGAGAGACTTTGCAGTACATGTTGCGCTCATCGGTAGTATGTACTGTCGCAGGCGGTTTCAAATCCAGCTCGTCTCTTCCTCATTGCTTGCTGGTCTGCTGCTGGGAGTCGTAGTCCACCCTCTCCAGCAGCAGAAGCATCTCAACATGCATGGTCTGAGGGAACAGATCCACGGCCATGGCTCGCACCGGACGGAACGGGGCCCCGTGAACTCTGTTGGATGGCGCTCTGCACAgactaaaagacaaaaagtcaCAACATAGGATTGACTTTTATACTGACCACctttaaaattatatattacTGTAGGAATATTTATTCAGGGTTGTGTTTTCCCTTTCACAAGTCAGTTAAAGCTGATGCCCACAAACAAATTGCTGCTTTAaaaacttactttaaaaaaaaaattagaaacacTTAATGACTCACTCAATGAAGTTGTTCATGGCTGCCTTAGCATTGCATGCCACATAAACCAGCCTCTTCAGATGCTCTGCCCTCCTGATGGCCAGGATCACCTTGGAATCTGTTCAATTAAGACCAAAACCTGATATAAGACAAGTCCTGAAGCGAGTGAAATTCATTTTCATGTATTGACCGTTGACTCACGTAGGCCTGCCCTCGGCGGATCCACAATGGCTGTGAGGTTGGGGGACACGAGAGCATTGAGAATGTTGGGGAACACATCCTCCGCTTTTCCACAGTGAAACTCAACATTACTCAGACCTTCAAATACAAAGAcatgaaaaactgaatttaaaaaaatcaataattaggtaaaaaaaaacattaagggGGAAACACTAAAAACTTCCAATTTCTACTAGAAGTTTGGGGAAAATGGTCACATGAAAAAGATAAGCACAAAATGATATCGGATAGGAGAAGTGTTTTTATTGTGAGGGAAATTGTTAAATGAACATCTATTAAAACATAAACCCTGGGATTACGGACCATCCTACATTTAAGAATATTCCCACTGCATACATAAATCACTGGCAGTAGTTTGAGCTCATCTGGCCTCTTACCATTGAGCTTTGCGTTAACTTTGGCATCCTCCACAGCTTCCTGGCACAGTTCGATCCCAATCACCTTCTTTACCCTCTAGAGACAAAAGTCAACGGAAAGGTCAGAACCTGCCGGAACCTCCACTTTCACACCGGTAAGaataggggaaaaaaacaatagtgcAGAGGTTGCTGTATGTGAGAGGACATATTCTTCGCTTAATTTCAAAAATAGTTTTAGaataaacattacaaaaatgaTGAGAAACATTATGATCCAGTCATCTATGGCCAACTCCCGTCAGTTGTTACGATCAAAACGAGGTGAAAAGGTTTAAGTCGGTAGAATTAAGTGGGTGTGACAGACGACTCCGTCACCTTAGCCAGAGAGATGCCGATGGTTCCGGTCCCACAGCACACATCCAGCACTGTGCTGTCCTCATCCAGCTGGGCCCATTCCCCCACAGCAGAGTACAGCACCTCTGCAGCTCCTGTATTCACCTGCCAGGGCACACAGGACAGGGACCATCATGTATTTGCAGTGGTGGAaggtaactaagtacatttactcaagtacaaatcTGAGGTACTTTCTATTTTATGGGGTATGTTAgccctttattttcacaggacagatgaagacagaaaagaagagaatgacatgcagcatagggcagcaggtcggagttgaacccgcagcgtcgaggagtaaacctctatatacagtacgtgcgcctgctctaccaacggagctaacccggccacaaatttgaggtactgtctacttctactccgctacatatcagagggaaatgttgtacattttactcaactacatttatctgacagctttagttaaaaCACAAATGAAGGATttctacacacaaaacacatgtagtttataaaatgtgttttattataattaacctagccaacaatataaccCTACAAGTTTattgaaatgattagaccattgaacacttagttgattgatgaactgttttgatcatttccagtttctaaaatgtgaggattttacTGCATCAAATACTTTTAACACTTTatagtacattttcctgatgatacttatatagttgtacttaagtaatattttcaatgcaggacttttacttgtaacagtttggtaaaagtacttttacttaagtagaacaGAATGCTTCTCCCACCACTGTGCATATATGTATTGTAatccaataaaaaggaaagtaaacacaaagtacTTGGATATGAATTTGCTGGGGATATCTTTGAGGTAAATCTTTAGTACCTGGAAGAAGGAGTGAGGAGATATTCTGAACTTTAGACCCAGAAGCTCCTCATGAATGCTGCCTTCTCCAGCCACCAGCTCACAGGGCAAGTCCTCCAGGTTAGGAGACGTCCTGGGGAGCCAAAAACACCAGTTTAGTGCAGTATTTATAGTCCGCTGTCTACCGtttgtcctgttttttctctccataagTCATCTTACGGTGCATGAGGATCTTTTCCTACCTTTGACCCTCTCTAACGAAGTAAAGAGAGGTTACGCCGCTGTCTTTCCCCTCTCCTTCTGTGAAGTACTTCTTCATGGAGGTCTTTAATGCAGCCACTTCCTCTTCTCCAAGTTTCTAGGGAGTCATTAACAAGTGAAGATATCAAACGGAAAAGTCTTACTGTGTGACTGCATTATCCGAATCGGGATCGCAGAACAAGCCCTCACCTGTGGGTTGAAGAACGCTACAGCCATGGCTTGTTTGGTCCTCGTAGTCCTTACAGTCAGCTGCTTCCAGTGTCCTTCATATGTTTCAGGACTGTACACAGAGTATGATGTTGTCCTATATGGAAAATAATTGCCAGATTTAATGCCATAGAGGTAGGGGTGTAATGACACATCAATCTGGATCGATATATCGATTCAATAATCCACGATCCGGTATTACCGATGCAACGCGAAAAGAGATGCACATCGCCCCTTTATCAGAAGAATACCTGATGAACTTCTGAAACTCGCTGACCACTTTCTTAGCCTCGGTTGAGACATGGCACGTGTCCGCCGGCCCCACCACAGCACAGGAGCCGCCTTTATATTTCCCCAGGCGGAAACCGATGGTCTTATCCTCGCCGTCCGCACCCACTGATATGAGGAACTCACACTTGTTTCTGTACTCTGTCTGCCATGATACAGGTAGAGGAATATGAACAGGGTTAGGGGGATATTAGACACTTCATGTGTTACAATGTGTACAACAATAGAGTTTACTTTTTTAACTAAGATCTTAAGTGTTATGAAAGATAAATGGATGTGTTGTACACAGACTGACAGCACAACATTAGGTTATTGTACTTCTTAAACATGTAGTGAGAATTCTACAAACTGGACTGTATTTTAAGACAGTAATCTCTATTACAgacgtacagtatgtatttatgAAGGTGTGACGTGTGTGTCAGTAGAATGTGAAATGAGTTCATTCATGTAGATATATACACACCTGTGTAGGAGATGGTCTGATGGGTTCCAGAGAACAACACATTTTGTTGTATTTCCCTTTCTGCGCAAACAGCCATGGCAACATGGCTTTGTTGGTGCCGCCAATCTCTCTGAAACAGAAACAACGTAGTATTGATTTTCTTTATGGCATAAcgcccacacagacacagaacttCTTGGCAGAGTCATTCAGTAAATCATGCAATAATGCCTGAAACAATAACCTTTTGCGTGGAGGGGGTTTAATGTAAGATTCTAAACCCTAGTTgaagagttgttgtttttttacaatgagaagaataaaaagactAAGTTATTTAATGTGGAAACAGAATATGTGGGCCGTCAGTAAATTCTGCAGACATGGTTTTGGCCTTCCATAGCGTATATCTGGTCAAAATCTAGTTTTGATACTGTATAACAAATACAGCAGATCTGTTATGGTCACACATGGTACCACTCACATGAAtggattagggctgcacgatatgaggaaaacatCTAATTATAGTGATTAATTTAgctgatattgcaatatgattgacaatattggagggaatgctcttttttgtatcattcttttttatttaaataattatagtgggatttttgcgaggatctttACCAAACAAAGaattttctttagtctgtaggataccgggacgtctctgcagcccTAGAACGGATGCATATAAATACCACCACTCACTTGGCCAGCCTCTGCAGAACCCCCTCCACCTCCTGCTCCTTCCTCCTCAGCTGCTCCTCATAAGGCACATTCCACAGAGGAGTCACCACGTTGGCTATCTGGACACTGAGCGCCTCCTCTGTCTCATCCCCCTCGGTTCTCTTGGATGGAGGCTGCCCTCCTGCGCCCTCTCCCTCCTGctgcttcctcttcctctggaTGGGGTCTGCTTTGGGTTTGGCCAGCCTGACGCTCAGCACCTGGCCCTTCCACTGCATGCCGTGCACCATCTTCATGGCCTTGTCACGCTCCTCCTCATTCTTAAAGGTGACAAAAGCAAACGTCTGCTTGCCAAACAACTTGATCTTGTGTGGGTTGAGGCTGTGTTTGGCCAGGAACTTCTTCAGGTCGTTAAAGCCGGTGAACTTGGGTAGATTCCTGATCTCCACTTTGTAGATCTCAGACGTGAAGAGGTCCTCTTTGATGTAGCGGTACATGCTGGGGTCAGAGACTGCCTCGTTCCCCCCTTCAGCTTCTACATCCGGCTTTACACCATCATCGTTGTCTGAGTCCAGCGGAGGCTCCTCGGGCTTCTCCTCCTTTGAGGGTGATGCTTCAGCCACTGGGCTGCCACTTACGGCTGCCATCACTCTGTTGATGCTgtcaaatataataaaactatcCAATTAGCAGACTGATCTTACattcaaaaagacaaaatgtatttcaaaaaaaccaaaacgttTTTAACAGGCTTATCAATCTTGCCAGACACTTGTCTTTTTAACGATTTGAGCTGGACAGTGTGCTCAAATATCAAGCTGATTAGGGGACTAAAAAAATGAacgcagggctgccaactctcacgcattggccgtgagacacacgcatttgactggtttcacacgcgcacacgccacacccccgatttctcacgctgaagtgtcagcccggtcggtcaaatttctgaaagatgagattatctatgtttttacctgttgagccacttgtgatcgactagttgtgctttcagagactgtgaggggttcaagagcgctccctgtctgtggaattttcaaattgtcgcaaactgagaacatttttttcacgatccatcccaggtgcattcccggcttcaggtatgagctctgagtatcacagacccgtccgtcgcttcgtgaccactctctctgtaaagatagaggtgagcagcgcggctggtagtggagcaacttcagttcatgttattggactcgctctgggggggggggggcagtgacgcgttgcatccgtgtagtcctccgatgaagagcagcgtacagcctcctctaaactctgtcagagaccagagacccaaatgggcctctgtgtccgTCAGACGgactgagtgagatccaccatatcagcagagcaatgacatgtacagcagactatattacaccatatactatatatactatatatactatattacaactctccgaATCACgtacaacagagatgggaggagttatattttgaatgtgcacaaagttgtaaacatgagcagaaatctggtgaaacacatctgagctatactatatgtactatattatatatatatatatatatatatatatacacgatactgcaacgttgggccactattgtgcatctctaacctctgcatctctaaatgtaactgtaaataattaatttgatgttttttaaaatgaacaaatagtctttattttcacataaaaagtaaaaacagtaagtggggccagaggatgagggccaaacattactgaacattggcacaaaggttaaaggaatagaacttatgtaactcagtggttctcattctttagaatttcagtggtcttagttgatccctcatcattaatttaactttgggtccctggtccctacaccagggacccctggacctgttcaccacagacccaatcttctcagctgttgctgacatatgctactgtctcttcatgtggttcactatgtttggcacattgtgtgggtcagttcttatatcataagaagttaataatgtaaatgctgaatgccctaaaacctgttgatactacaacaatgcaaaggttcttaaccctacagtttgcacatatcatgcaagacttgatttctccattttttttgcaaaaatactctccagaaagtgccatttaatggtttattttcaaattttttcctgggggggcatacccccagacccccctagggagagccccatccccccacatataacaaatcccaatttaacccTGAAGgaaaaagacccaaagaaattgctttgtacgcggaaAAATATtggccccccaaatctcactccaaggtttttggaaaagttggcagccctgtgaaCGTTTACATATAAATAACAGCTTTTATAGTAAATGAAATAACTTCTACGGACTAGAGTTTTGGCTGTATGTCATGCTGAAATGCTTTCATCACTTGCATTGCGcgcgcacacaaacaaacacacacacatacatattaatGTAAGCTAAAGGTTGAGGTGGACAGTAGCGTTCTTTCTTCGTCTTGTTTTATCTATCTTTTAATATCTAACAGTTCACAGGTCCCTGTGGTGCTAAACACCGGCCACGGCCACATTCAACGGAGGTCTATAACATGGTTTTCATGGATCTTACCTTTTAGTATACTTTCAGTTCCACTTCTTAAATGCGCAGGGCGCTGCCATGTTGATTTCACCACGTGCAGCGGTGAACTTTGAACTCATTTAAAGAGACAGTCGTTCTTTACGGGCTCGAGCGTCGGGTCCATCTTTATCATGTGAAATTACGAATTTAAAAACATGCGTTTAAAGGATTTATGTCCCACAATAAATCGTAATAACTGTTTCAATTCCgtttaaccttttttatttgttcctACGGGAAAATGTGACTATTGTTTTTACTCCtggattttgtttgttaatACAATTCACACACTACAGCAcattataaaatgaaaaaacagaagTCACTTAAGGCGAAAACTGCTGATAGTTGAAGGCATATTATTTTAAATAGGCTGAATGTACACAGAGAGTACGTGGGATAAATGCCCATAAGCCTACAGCTTATTTAAATGCtacaaaaataagaagataCACACACGTCTTCTCTTTGTTGCACATTATAAACTTACGTCCTTTCCTTGAACATTTGCTTGAACCCTTGCCGACCCAGTTTGGCTTATTTGATAACTCTTTATGGATTGAATTATTCCTAAATTAACGCACCTCGATTAAAATTTCACTATATTAAATCCTATATATGTTTGCAGTAGGTACTGTACAAAATGACACAAGTAATCAATTGGTAGAAAGGTTATgataaaacagcattttgtgTAGTTCAGGCAGTCCGAGAGACGCGAGAGAGGCGGTGCGCGCACTGTCACGTTGATGTGGGCACGGGCTTACGTAGGAAATTCGGCGCGCGAAAGCTGTAGCAGGAAGTGAGACCAGCCGAGGGGAAACGGCGGCCAGTCTGCGATTTGAATATATCTAACTACTTCCATAATCTACAAACATCTACATTAATATGGCAGACCCGAAGGTGAGGTCGCTCATTTTAGGTCATTTAATGCATGATGTTCGCATTGGAATCGGAATTTTGtggaaaatatgttgttttaaatgGCGTAATTCTTTAAAGTTTGTAAAGGAAACTGCGAGCCAGAAATGCCGAGAATGTCTTTCGTGATGCTAGAAAAGCCCACTGCTATGTTTTAAATGCCATAGGATGTAATTAAAGCTTAACTGCATTCTGGTAGGCAATTAGAAATGTCCAGtgctagattaaaaaaaatactttaatgcATTTCAGAGTTAACGTTGACTAGCTCGGAAGTGCTCTGAAGTCAGTTAGCCAGTCAGCATGTTAACCGTATCATCATACACTGATCATTAGCTACTTAGGAAGGCATGTGCACAACACTGCTAGCTAACTGAA belongs to Etheostoma spectabile isolate EspeVRDwgs_2016 chromosome 5, UIUC_Espe_1.0, whole genome shotgun sequence and includes:
- the trmt2a gene encoding tRNA (uracil-5-)-methyltransferase homolog A, with translation MAAVSGSPVAEASPSKEEKPEEPPLDSDNDDGVKPDVEAEGGNEAVSDPSMYRYIKEDLFTSEIYKVEIRNLPKFTGFNDLKKFLAKHSLNPHKIKLFGKQTFAFVTFKNEEERDKAMKMVHGMQWKGQVLSVRLAKPKADPIQRKRKQQEGEGAGGQPPSKRTEGDETEEALSVQIANVVTPLWNVPYEEQLRRKEQEVEGVLQRLAKEIGGTNKAMLPWLFAQKGKYNKMCCSLEPIRPSPTQTEYRNKCEFLISVGADGEDKTIGFRLGKYKGGSCAVVGPADTCHVSTEAKKVVSEFQKFIRTTSYSVYSPETYEGHWKQLTVRTTRTKQAMAVAFFNPQKLGEEEVAALKTSMKKYFTEGEGKDSGVTSLYFVREGQRTSPNLEDLPCELVAGEGSIHEELLGLKFRISPHSFFQVNTGAAEVLYSAVGEWAQLDEDSTVLDVCCGTGTIGISLAKRVKKVIGIELCQEAVEDAKVNAKLNGLSNVEFHCGKAEDVFPNILNALVSPNLTAIVDPPRAGLHSKVILAIRRAEHLKRLVYVACNAKAAMNNFIDLCRAPSNRVHGAPFRPVRAMAVDLFPQTMHVEMLLLLERVDYDSQQQTSKQ